Proteins found in one Armatimonadota bacterium genomic segment:
- the ccsA gene encoding cytochrome c biogenesis protein CcsA produces the protein MSEVLLLVIPAAGYLVAGMLLRISRKRPAARSPGWARVLVWTSAAIHATLMVVRHHSQPAGTLTSARELLVLISWLAVCAYLLTAAFLRGSGVSGPILWGAGLALLAGALALPTHPAPVSDLLTSPWLLLHVPLIIIAYLMYGMAGAASVMYLVVSGTLKSRRPFALPGRMPTLESLGRFSDQMAGIGFPFLTGGLIAGMLWSQEAWGELIPGSPKQVIALASWAIYATHLYARLAKRSGRLCAWLLVGGYVVVIAGLLAPTVSGGPHRFV, from the coding sequence ATGAGTGAAGTCCTGCTGCTGGTGATCCCTGCGGCCGGCTACCTCGTCGCCGGTATGCTCCTCAGAATCTCGCGAAAGCGCCCGGCCGCGCGATCACCTGGGTGGGCGCGAGTGCTGGTGTGGACCAGTGCAGCCATTCACGCAACGCTCATGGTGGTGCGCCACCACTCCCAGCCGGCCGGCACGCTGACCAGTGCGCGGGAGCTGCTCGTGCTGATCTCCTGGCTTGCAGTGTGTGCGTACCTGCTGACCGCGGCTTTCCTGCGCGGTTCCGGGGTTTCAGGTCCGATTCTTTGGGGAGCGGGGCTTGCGCTACTAGCCGGCGCCCTCGCTCTTCCGACGCACCCCGCACCTGTCTCCGATCTCCTGACCAGCCCCTGGCTACTCCTCCACGTTCCATTGATCATCATTGCCTACCTGATGTACGGAATGGCGGGGGCAGCGAGCGTGATGTATCTGGTTGTGAGTGGCACGCTGAAATCCCGCAGACCGTTTGCACTGCCGGGCAGGATGCCCACCCTTGAGTCCCTCGGTCGCTTCTCAGACCAGATGGCCGGCATAGGATTCCCGTTCCTTACCGGGGGACTGATCGCGGGAATGCTCTGGTCGCAGGAAGCGTGGGGAGAGTTGATTCCCGGGTCCCCGAAGCAGGTGATTGCGCTGGCGAGCTGGGCGATCTACGCTACCCACCTGTATGCCCGCCTGGCCAAGAGGAGCGGCAGGCTGTGTGCCTGGCTGCTGGTGGGAGGGTATGTGGTTGTGATCGCAGGCTTGCTGGCGCCCACAGTATCAGGCGGACCTCACCGGTTTGTATGA
- a CDS encoding dienelactone hydrolase family protein — protein MSSELRDAYDRHRERVLTREEFLVKVASIAGGIAAASAMSPLLEAGADGEAEAPKEARPLHTQDIEYPGETGAVIAYLARPEGDGKFPGVIVVHENRGLNRHIKDVTERIAREGFLAVGPDALSPFGGTPEDADEARELIGKLDPEATLKNFLAAIRYLKAHPSFEGKVGVVGFCWGGRMANQMAVHAPDLAAAVPYYGSQPAVEDVPKIKAALLLHYAGLDERINSGIPAFEAALKAAGVEYRLHMYQGAQHAFNNDSNPERYDAEAARRAWRRTVAFLKRKLRT, from the coding sequence ATGTCAAGTGAACTGCGGGACGCGTACGATCGGCATCGTGAGCGTGTGCTTACGCGGGAAGAGTTCCTGGTGAAAGTGGCAAGCATCGCCGGGGGGATCGCGGCGGCATCTGCGATGTCACCTCTGCTCGAAGCGGGCGCCGATGGTGAAGCTGAAGCCCCAAAGGAGGCTAGACCCTTGCACACACAGGACATCGAGTATCCCGGCGAAACGGGTGCGGTCATTGCTTACCTCGCGCGACCCGAGGGCGATGGGAAGTTCCCCGGCGTCATCGTGGTCCATGAGAACCGGGGCCTGAACAGGCATATCAAGGACGTAACGGAGCGTATCGCGCGCGAGGGTTTCCTCGCGGTAGGGCCGGATGCTCTGTCGCCCTTCGGGGGGACGCCCGAAGATGCGGATGAGGCGCGCGAACTCATCGGCAAGCTGGACCCCGAAGCAACACTGAAGAACTTTCTGGCGGCCATCAGGTATCTGAAGGCGCATCCGTCCTTTGAGGGTAAGGTCGGAGTCGTGGGGTTCTGCTGGGGCGGGAGGATGGCTAACCAGATGGCGGTGCATGCGCCGGATCTTGCCGCCGCGGTGCCCTACTACGGGAGCCAGCCTGCGGTTGAGGATGTTCCGAAGATCAAGGCGGCGCTCCTGCTTCACTATGCCGGGCTCGATGAGCGCATCAACAGCGGGATCCCGGCCTTCGAGGCGGCGTTGAAGGCGGCTGGTGTGGAGTACAGGCTGCACATGTACCAGGGCGCCCAGCATGCGTTCAACAATGACAGCAACCCGGAGAGGTACGACGCCGAAGCCGCCCGGCGTGCCTGGCGACGTACCGTGGCTTTCCTGAAAAGGAAGCTGCGGACGTAG
- the cobA gene encoding uroporphyrinogen-III C-methyltransferase codes for MKGDPTVKNGNIGKVFLVGAGPGDPGLITVKGQACLADADVVLHDRLVNRRLLAMARPDAELIYCGKSPEGREMRQDEINQILVDRALQGKRVCRLKGGDPFVFGRGGEEALALAEHNIPFEIVPGVTSAIAVPAYAGIPVTHRGISTSVAVVTGHEDPEKPVNQVDWVKLATAADTLVVLMGVGNFASIADGLLRGGRDPQMAVAIISRGTLPEQTTLITTLASAAREAETAGIRPPAIVIIGDVVRLRPELGWFDGRPLFGKTGLVTRTAEQAGQLSATLEDAGASVVEFPVIRIAPPESWAPLDDALSQIEGFDWVVFTSANGIAKLQERLETLESDIRTLKGPRIAVVGPGTASAARAAGLRVSLCPEEYVAESLAEALIHEGIDGKRVLLLQAAQARVTLAEKLAAAGADVVGVPVYQTLPASPDDPEAIGMLADGRVDFVTFTSSSSARYFAMAVGPEQARELLLNVCVACIGPITAATVRGLGVEPAVVAEEHTIPGLVAGLAAHFAQETRRSAE; via the coding sequence ATGAAGGGCGACCCGACCGTGAAGAACGGCAACATTGGAAAGGTCTTTCTGGTTGGCGCAGGCCCGGGCGACCCTGGCCTGATCACCGTCAAAGGGCAGGCTTGCCTTGCTGACGCCGACGTCGTGCTTCACGACCGGCTGGTCAACCGCCGCTTGCTTGCCATGGCGCGGCCTGACGCTGAGTTGATCTACTGCGGGAAATCGCCGGAAGGCCGCGAGATGCGGCAGGATGAGATCAACCAGATTCTCGTGGACAGGGCGCTGCAGGGCAAGCGGGTCTGTCGTCTGAAAGGCGGGGACCCCTTCGTCTTCGGACGTGGTGGTGAGGAGGCGCTGGCTCTTGCGGAACACAACATTCCTTTCGAGATCGTCCCCGGCGTAACATCCGCTATCGCTGTGCCCGCGTATGCAGGCATACCGGTAACACACCGCGGTATCTCGACAAGCGTCGCCGTAGTGACCGGGCACGAAGATCCCGAAAAGCCTGTAAATCAGGTGGACTGGGTGAAGCTCGCCACTGCGGCCGACACCCTGGTGGTTCTGATGGGAGTGGGCAATTTCGCCTCAATCGCTGACGGTCTGCTCAGGGGCGGACGGGACCCGCAGATGGCCGTTGCGATCATCAGCCGGGGTACACTCCCCGAGCAGACGACGCTGATTACGACCCTGGCTTCAGCGGCGAGGGAAGCGGAGACAGCAGGCATCCGTCCCCCCGCCATCGTCATCATCGGTGATGTCGTCAGACTACGCCCCGAATTGGGCTGGTTCGATGGCCGGCCGCTGTTCGGAAAGACAGGCCTCGTAACCCGCACCGCAGAGCAGGCTGGACAACTGAGCGCCACGCTGGAGGACGCAGGCGCTTCAGTGGTGGAGTTCCCTGTGATACGCATTGCCCCGCCTGAAAGCTGGGCGCCTCTGGACGACGCGCTCTCGCAGATTGAAGGCTTCGACTGGGTTGTCTTTACAAGTGCCAACGGCATCGCGAAGCTCCAGGAACGGCTCGAGACACTGGAATCGGATATCCGGACGCTCAAGGGGCCTCGGATTGCCGTCGTTGGACCCGGCACGGCCTCAGCTGCCCGGGCCGCGGGACTTCGGGTGTCTCTTTGCCCGGAGGAGTATGTGGCCGAGTCCCTGGCAGAGGCACTGATCCATGAGGGGATTGATGGGAAGCGGGTGCTTCTCCTGCAGGCCGCCCAGGCTCGGGTCACTTTGGCTGAGAAACTGGCGGCTGCCGGCGCGGATGTCGTGGGCGTGCCCGTGTACCAGACGCTGCCGGCGTCGCCCGACGACCCTGAGGCTATCGGTATGCTCGCGGACGGTCGCGTGGATTTCGTCACCTTCACAAGCTCCTCGAGCGCCCGCTACTTCGCCATGGCCGTCGGCCCTGAACAGGCTCGCGAACTGTTGTTGAACGTCTGTGTCGCATGCATCGGCCCCATCACGGCCGCTACTGTCCGCGGCCTGGGCGTCGAGCCCGCGGTGGTAGCGGAAGAGCACACCATCCCCGGATTGGTGGCGGGATTGGCTGCTCACTTTGCCCAGGAGACCAGGAGGTCCGCCGAGTGA
- a CDS encoding DegT/DnrJ/EryC1/StrS family aminotransferase, which translates to MASKLALDGGTGVVTPGSVKSWPPLTQADRDAVMAVFDSNQLHGTSAPKALELQEKWAAYVGTKYALTTNSGTAALHMAVAGAGIGPGDEVITSAFTYWSTAAAILHHNAIPIFVDIDPKTYTMDPALIEERITEHTRAILPVHIHGMVADMDPINAIAKKHGLVVIEDACQAHGAEYKGKKTGSLGDIGCFSCNRSKNLSGGEGGLWTSDNEVFTARASRLREFGEVVLPDQQREYNAYGLGWMYRPHEFINAFILAQLERLDEYNAIRREFANYLTSELAQIPGFEGPYTPDYANPCYFSYVVTFKPEEVGLDVTPAQWKAAAQKALAAEGVGLGQWQTRPVPGQDVFKDRVGYGKGCPWTCPFGRGDVYYDGDEYTNTVEFIDAHSYLGGVYPPNTMDLMRQYIEAFQKVSENATRVWELAGE; encoded by the coding sequence ATGGCATCCAAGCTGGCACTCGATGGCGGCACAGGGGTCGTTACACCGGGATCGGTCAAGAGCTGGCCGCCGCTGACACAGGCAGACCGTGACGCGGTGATGGCCGTCTTCGACAGCAACCAACTCCACGGCACTTCCGCACCGAAGGCATTGGAACTCCAGGAGAAATGGGCCGCCTACGTGGGCACCAAGTACGCGCTCACCACCAACAGCGGCACCGCTGCGCTCCACATGGCCGTGGCCGGAGCCGGTATCGGCCCCGGCGATGAGGTTATCACCAGCGCCTTCACCTACTGGTCTACGGCCGCCGCCATCTTGCACCACAACGCAATCCCAATCTTCGTGGACATCGACCCGAAAACCTACACTATGGACCCCGCGCTCATTGAAGAGCGTATTACCGAGCACACCCGTGCGATCCTCCCTGTCCACATCCACGGCATGGTCGCGGACATGGACCCGATCAACGCAATCGCGAAAAAGCATGGTCTGGTGGTTATCGAAGATGCCTGCCAGGCGCACGGGGCCGAATACAAGGGGAAGAAAACAGGCTCACTCGGAGACATCGGCTGTTTCAGCTGCAACCGCTCGAAGAACCTGTCCGGCGGCGAAGGCGGCCTTTGGACCAGCGACAACGAAGTCTTCACTGCACGGGCATCAAGGCTCAGGGAGTTCGGCGAAGTCGTTCTGCCCGACCAGCAGCGGGAGTACAACGCCTACGGGCTCGGCTGGATGTACCGTCCGCATGAGTTCATCAATGCCTTCATCCTCGCCCAGCTCGAGCGTCTGGACGAGTACAACGCCATCCGCCGGGAGTTCGCGAACTACCTCACGTCCGAACTCGCACAGATCCCCGGTTTCGAGGGCCCGTACACCCCAGACTATGCGAACCCGTGTTACTTCAGCTACGTGGTCACCTTCAAGCCGGAAGAGGTCGGCCTGGACGTCACCCCGGCCCAATGGAAAGCCGCGGCACAGAAAGCCCTGGCTGCCGAGGGCGTGGGACTTGGCCAGTGGCAGACCCGCCCGGTGCCCGGGCAGGATGTGTTCAAGGACCGAGTCGGCTACGGCAAGGGCTGCCCCTGGACCTGTCCCTTCGGCCGCGGCGATGTGTACTACGACGGGGACGAATATACGAACACGGTGGAGTTTATTGACGCCCACTCCTACCTTGGCGGGGTATACCCGCCGAACACCATGGACCTGATGCGGCAGTATATCGAGGCATTCCAGAAGGTCAGCGAGAACGCGACGCGGGTCTGGGAACTGGCCGGGGAGTGA
- a CDS encoding anaerobic sulfatase maturase, protein MATASRDFQVFAKPAGPACNLACHYCYYLEKEQLFPGDMPLKMPDDLLELYIAQHIEASPGPVIRFSWHGGEPTILGLDYFRRIVAIQRRHTPAGRRIENGIQTNGTLLNEDWCRFLADENFAVGISIDGPRELHDLHRVTRDGESAWERTMRGYELLRSHGVDCDVLCVVGAHNAVHPTRVYRFLKSIGARYLTFLPLVVRQPDSGTGASALSVPPAAWGEFLCTIHEEWQRQDIGKVGIQIFDEAVRPALGQDHALCIFSRKCGNIPVVEHNGDFYSCDHFVDPEHLVGNIREQPLVELLESPAQRAFGRAKSSTLPRYCRDCPVLEMCNGGCPKDRFLLTPDGEPGLNYLCEGYRRFFTSLRPFLTALATLRRRQLALKEPTPEDDRRAEPRRNDPCPCGSGRKYKACCMRK, encoded by the coding sequence ATGGCCACCGCATCCCGCGATTTTCAGGTCTTCGCAAAGCCGGCTGGCCCGGCCTGCAACCTCGCTTGTCACTATTGCTACTACCTTGAGAAGGAGCAACTCTTCCCGGGCGACATGCCTTTGAAAATGCCCGATGATCTGCTGGAATTGTACATCGCCCAGCACATCGAGGCCTCGCCCGGACCGGTCATCCGCTTTTCCTGGCACGGGGGCGAACCGACCATTCTGGGTCTGGACTACTTCCGCAGGATCGTGGCAATCCAGCGCCGGCACACACCTGCCGGGCGACGCATTGAAAATGGGATCCAGACAAACGGAACGCTTCTCAATGAGGACTGGTGCCGGTTTCTGGCGGACGAGAACTTTGCCGTGGGCATCAGCATTGACGGACCGCGGGAACTGCACGATCTGCACCGCGTCACGCGGGACGGTGAGTCCGCCTGGGAGCGCACCATGCGTGGCTACGAGCTCCTGCGCAGCCATGGTGTGGACTGCGACGTCCTCTGTGTAGTCGGCGCCCACAACGCCGTCCACCCCACTCGCGTGTACCGGTTCCTCAAGAGCATCGGCGCCCGCTACCTTACATTCCTGCCCCTGGTCGTGCGACAGCCCGATTCCGGGACCGGCGCCAGCGCGCTCTCAGTGCCACCCGCGGCCTGGGGCGAGTTTCTGTGCACGATCCACGAGGAGTGGCAGCGCCAGGATATTGGCAAGGTCGGCATCCAGATCTTCGACGAGGCGGTCCGGCCGGCACTCGGGCAGGATCATGCCCTTTGCATCTTCAGCAGGAAATGCGGAAACATACCGGTGGTCGAACACAATGGCGACTTCTACTCGTGCGACCATTTCGTGGACCCGGAGCATCTCGTCGGCAACATCCGGGAGCAACCCCTGGTTGAACTGCTGGAGAGCCCGGCCCAGAGGGCTTTCGGCCGGGCGAAATCGAGCACATTGCCCCGTTACTGCCGGGACTGCCCGGTGCTGGAAATGTGCAATGGAGGGTGCCCGAAGGACCGCTTTCTGCTCACCCCGGACGGTGAGCCCGGCCTGAACTACCTCTGCGAGGGTTACCGCCGCTTCTTCACGAGCCTCAGGCCCTTCCTCACGGCACTGGCAACACTCAGGCGCCGGCAGCTTGCCCTGAAGGAACCCACCCCGGAGGACGACCGCAGAGCCGAGCCCAGACGCAATGACCCCTGCCCGTGCGGCAGCGGGCGAAAGTACAAAGCGTGCTGCATGCGCAAGTAA
- a CDS encoding radical SAM protein produces the protein MIGCTKLLCGTATVSEALRHGRDSSKLPPHMLQFSSDYRPLVVWNATNRCNLRCRHCYLSAEDRDYSNELTHAEALAFIEDIAQMKCPVLLFSGGEPLLRPDLFELAAHASSLDLRPVLSSNGTLITPEIAEKLVDSGFRYVGVSLDGLEETHDAFRGRKGAFREAIQGLQNAAAAGLKTGARFTVNADNVADLPGVMNLVAEAGIPRFCMYHLVYAGRGSSMVACDTDLETKRRTIELVLEMTQRFADGGVEIEILTVDNHADGVYIRNRIASEQPERLAEVDRLLEMHGGCSAGTKMSNVDPQGNVHPCQFWGHVTLGNVRERPFSEIWKDPDNELLKGLRNKQEHLKGRCGSCGRKAICGGCRIRAEAVTGDIWGADPACYLTDDEIAIKGDTPSGS, from the coding sequence GTGATTGGCTGCACCAAGCTGCTTTGTGGTACCGCAACCGTCTCAGAAGCTCTTCGTCACGGCCGCGACAGTAGCAAGCTTCCGCCACATATGCTGCAGTTCTCTTCAGACTATCGTCCGCTGGTGGTCTGGAACGCCACGAACCGCTGCAATTTGCGCTGCCGCCACTGCTACCTGAGTGCCGAAGACCGCGACTACAGCAACGAGTTGACCCACGCGGAAGCCCTCGCGTTCATCGAAGACATCGCGCAGATGAAGTGTCCGGTGCTCCTGTTTTCGGGTGGGGAGCCGCTGCTGCGTCCCGACCTGTTTGAACTGGCGGCGCACGCGAGCTCCCTGGACCTGCGCCCGGTGCTGTCCAGCAACGGGACGCTCATCACACCCGAGATCGCCGAGAAGCTCGTGGATTCAGGGTTCCGGTACGTCGGCGTCAGCCTGGACGGTCTCGAGGAGACGCATGACGCTTTCAGAGGCCGAAAAGGTGCTTTCCGCGAAGCGATTCAGGGCCTGCAGAATGCAGCCGCCGCAGGTCTGAAGACTGGCGCGCGTTTCACGGTCAATGCGGACAATGTCGCGGACCTGCCGGGGGTTATGAACCTCGTGGCCGAGGCGGGCATTCCGCGCTTTTGCATGTATCATCTTGTGTACGCCGGGCGCGGCTCGAGCATGGTCGCGTGCGACACTGATCTCGAGACGAAGCGCAGAACCATCGAGCTCGTGCTGGAGATGACGCAGAGGTTCGCGGACGGCGGCGTGGAGATCGAGATTCTCACCGTGGATAACCACGCCGATGGGGTGTACATCCGAAACCGGATCGCATCCGAGCAACCGGAAAGGCTGGCTGAGGTGGACCGCCTTCTCGAAATGCACGGTGGCTGCTCCGCCGGTACCAAGATGTCCAACGTCGACCCACAGGGCAACGTGCATCCCTGCCAGTTCTGGGGACACGTTACCCTCGGCAACGTCAGGGAACGGCCTTTCAGTGAGATATGGAAGGACCCGGACAATGAACTCCTGAAAGGCCTGCGCAACAAGCAGGAGCATCTCAAAGGGCGCTGCGGCAGCTGCGGTCGCAAGGCGATCTGCGGAGGTTGCCGGATTCGGGCCGAAGCAGTCACAGGCGACATCTGGGGGGCGGACCCGGCATGCTATCTGACGGATGACGAGATCGCTATCAAAGGTGACACGCCATCGGGGTCATGA
- a CDS encoding glutamyl-tRNA reductase, whose protein sequence is MRIALVGVNHQTASVSLRERVAIAPDQLSRCLRTATAFEGVDEALILCTCNRSELYLALSNGVPGPRPQDVFAQIHQIDPRLIESSYYVREDAEAVVHMFRVAAGVDSLVLGETEIIGQLRQAIQSARKAGTAGRTLTRLGQKALAAGKRARTETSIDQGCMSVPSVAAELALQVFDDLSAREILVVGAGEAGRLVARRMISCGARKVSITSRSRERAEVLAADLGARPVELSDLPDELAKADVVITSTSAPHPLITAELLERNTARRRGQPMVIIDLAVPRNVDPAVRALRDLYLYDLDDLQKFVQEAEQQRVCELPLVEEITAQEASDFMVWLRSQEVNPLLLSIREQAEAIRREEIARLQQTVPNLTRKTDRAIHLMSKRLVRRLLGQPLERIRQLACDGLSEHDCRLIAELLDLDSATGGMSELEDGPDE, encoded by the coding sequence ATGCGGATCGCTCTGGTTGGAGTGAATCATCAGACGGCAAGTGTGTCCCTGCGTGAGCGGGTCGCGATCGCGCCCGATCAGCTATCACGGTGCCTGAGAACGGCGACAGCCTTTGAGGGGGTCGATGAGGCCCTCATCCTGTGCACCTGCAACCGATCGGAGCTCTATCTTGCATTGTCGAACGGTGTTCCCGGCCCCCGGCCCCAGGACGTTTTCGCACAGATTCACCAGATTGACCCCAGGCTAATCGAGTCAAGCTACTACGTGCGCGAAGACGCTGAGGCCGTTGTGCATATGTTTCGCGTAGCCGCGGGGGTGGACTCGCTGGTCCTGGGTGAGACCGAGATCATCGGTCAGCTTCGGCAGGCCATCCAGAGCGCCCGGAAAGCCGGTACCGCGGGCAGAACCCTCACACGCCTGGGGCAGAAGGCTTTGGCCGCTGGCAAGCGCGCACGCACAGAGACCTCGATCGACCAGGGCTGCATGTCTGTGCCGTCAGTAGCGGCAGAGCTTGCTTTGCAGGTTTTCGACGACCTTTCGGCGCGCGAAATACTGGTGGTGGGAGCCGGCGAAGCGGGGCGACTGGTTGCGCGGCGGATGATCAGCTGCGGGGCGCGGAAGGTTTCCATCACCAGCAGATCGCGGGAGCGCGCTGAGGTTCTCGCGGCTGACCTCGGAGCGCGGCCTGTCGAGTTGAGCGATCTGCCGGATGAGTTGGCGAAAGCCGACGTTGTAATCACTTCCACCAGTGCACCCCATCCACTGATCACCGCAGAGCTCCTCGAACGCAACACGGCCCGCAGGCGGGGGCAACCAATGGTGATTATTGACCTCGCGGTTCCGCGCAACGTCGACCCTGCGGTGCGCGCACTACGGGACCTGTACCTGTATGACCTGGACGATCTGCAGAAGTTCGTGCAGGAGGCTGAACAACAGCGGGTGTGCGAACTGCCTTTGGTCGAGGAGATCACCGCCCAGGAGGCCAGCGACTTCATGGTCTGGCTCAGGTCGCAGGAGGTCAACCCTCTGCTGTTGAGCATACGCGAACAGGCCGAGGCAATCCGCCGAGAAGAGATAGCCCGTCTTCAGCAGACCGTCCCGAACCTCACCCGGAAGACCGACCGAGCGATCCACCTGATGAGCAAGCGGCTTGTCCGGCGACTGCTGGGGCAGCCTTTGGAGCGCATCAGGCAACTCGCCTGTGACGGCCTGTCAGAGCACGATTGCCGGCTGATCGCTGAACTGCTGGACCTCGATTCAGCAACGGGCGGCATGTCTGAGCTTGAGGATGGTCCGGATGAGTGA